CCTCTGGTACAACAAGCAGATCTTCGCCAAGGCCGGCCTGCCGACCGACTGGCAGCCCAAGACCTGGAACGACCTGCTGACCGCGGCTCGTACGATCAAGGCCAAGGTCCCCGGTGTGATCCCGCTGAACGTCTACGTCGGCAAGGCCGGCGGTGAGCAGTCCAGCATGCAGGGCCACGAGATGTTGTTGTACGGCACCGAAAACAAGCTCTACGACGACAAGACCAAGAAGTGGATCGCGCCGAGCAAGGGATTCTCCGACGCGCTCGGTTTCGTCAAGACCGTCTACGGCGAGGGCCTTGGCCCGACACCGCAGCAGGCGCTGTCGCCGAGCATCGGTACGCAGGTCGGCGGCACGTTGCTGCCGAAGGGAAAGCTCGCCATCGACCTGGACGGCTCGTGGATGCCGCAGACCTGGATCTCCACCGGTGCCTCGCCGTGGCCGCAGTGGTCGCAGGTGATGGGGACGGCGGCGATGCCGACGCAGAACGGCCAGGCTCCCGGCAAGGTCAGCATGTCCGGCGGCTGGACGCTGGCGGTCGGCAACAAGTCGACCAAGAAGGACCTGGCGTTCAGCTTCATCTCCACCGCGCTGAACAAGGAAAACTCGCTCTACTACGACATCAACGCGACGCAGATCCCGGTGCGTACGGACGTGGCCAACGACCCAACCTACGGCAAGGGTGACCCGACCGCGAAGTTCTTCGCCAGCCTGGTGCCGATCACCAACTACCGTCCGGCACTGCCGCCGTATCCGCAGATCTCCAACGAAATCCAGGTCGCTCAGGAGTCGGTGGTCAGCGGCCAGGCCACGCCGGAGACGGCCACCAGCACGTACGCGAACTCGGTCAAGGGCATTGTCGGCGCCAACTCGGTGACCGCCAGCTGATGGCAGCGACGCAAACCGTCGAGGTGACCCCGCGGCACCGGACCGGCCACGCCCGGCCCGGCAGCCGCGGGGTGCTGCGCTGGCTGGGGCCGATGGGTCCCGCGCTGCTGATGCTGTTGCTGTTCGTCGCCGGACCGATTCTCTGGTGTTTCTACAGCGCTTTCACCAACACGGCGCTGACCGGCACCGGCGCCGGCAACGTGCAGTTCGTCGGCCTGGCCAACTTCCAGCGGATGCTGGCCGACCCGCAGCTCGTACCGTCGATCATCCTGACCATCGTCTTCGTGGTCGGCTCGGCGATCGTCGGCCAAAACCTGCTCGGCCTGCTGATCGCCACGCTGATGCAGAACCGTGGCCGGGTCATCCGCGCGATCGTCGGCACGGTCGTGCTCGGCGCCTGGGTCCTGCCCGAGATCGTCGCCGCGTTCATCTGGTATGCGTTCCTCAACCCCGAAGGCACCCTCAACATGGTCTTCAAGGGGATGGGGCTGCCGGCGCAGAACTGGCTTTACACCACACCGATGTTGGCGGTCATCCTGGCCAACATCTGGCGCGGCACGGCGTTTTCGATGCTGGTCTACTCGGCCGCGCTCAGCGAGGTGCCGCCGGAGGTGCAGGAGTCGGCCGAGGTCGACGGCGCCTCGGTTTTCCAGCGGTTCTGGTACATCACGTTGCCGCTGGTACGGCGGCAGATCATGACCAACCTGATGCTGATCACCCTGCAGACGCTGTCGGTCTTCACGCTGATCTTCGCGATGACCGCCGGCGGTCCCGGTACGAAGAGCCAGACGCTGCCGCTGTTGATGTACCAGCAGGCGTTCAAGTTCTCCGATCTCGCGTACGGCATGGCGATCGCGTTCGTGCTGCTCGCGGTCGGTGGCATCTTCTCGGCGATCTACATGCGCGTACTGAAGCCGGAGATCTGATGGCAAGGCCGCAAAACAACTATCTGGGTGTGACGTCGGCCCGTAAGGCCGTGTCGGCGACGCTGGTATACCTGGTCCTGGCGGCGATCGCGCTGGTGTTCGCGGCGCCCCTGCTGTGGGTCGTGCTGGCCTCGATCGACCCCGGCGCGCAGCTGTCGGTCGCCTGGCCGGCGCATCCGAGCTTCGACAACTTCGCCGCCGTGCTCACCGTCGACACCACGTTGCGGCCGATGGCCAATGGACTGCTGATGTGTGGCCTGTCGGCCATTCTCACCATGGTCGTGTCGGTGCTCGCGGCGTATCCGCTGTCGCGTTACCAGCTGCGGTTCAACCGGCCGTTTCTCTACATCATCCTGTTCAGCACCGGCCTGCCGGTGACCGCGGTGATGGTGCCGGTCTACAGCCTGTTCGTGCAGCTCAACCTGCTCGACTCGCTGGTAGGTACGGCGATT
The Fodinicola acaciae DNA segment above includes these coding regions:
- a CDS encoding carbohydrate ABC transporter permease, which translates into the protein MAATQTVEVTPRHRTGHARPGSRGVLRWLGPMGPALLMLLLFVAGPILWCFYSAFTNTALTGTGAGNVQFVGLANFQRMLADPQLVPSIILTIVFVVGSAIVGQNLLGLLIATLMQNRGRVIRAIVGTVVLGAWVLPEIVAAFIWYAFLNPEGTLNMVFKGMGLPAQNWLYTTPMLAVILANIWRGTAFSMLVYSAALSEVPPEVQESAEVDGASVFQRFWYITLPLVRRQIMTNLMLITLQTLSVFTLIFAMTAGGPGTKSQTLPLLMYQQAFKFSDLAYGMAIAFVLLAVGGIFSAIYMRVLKPEI
- a CDS encoding extracellular solute-binding protein produces the protein MARRLATAAIAAGLVAVAATAAGCGSSGSGDPNTIKIAYQKFGNYIQGDALFKKVKAQWEKANPGKKVTLVPIQGNDADYKTKLSLMQKSPSTAPDVLYEDTFTIASDVQAGYLAPLDTYVSKWADWSQFVASSKGSVTGQDGKVYGIPMGTDTRGLWYNKQIFAKAGLPTDWQPKTWNDLLTAARTIKAKVPGVIPLNVYVGKAGGEQSSMQGHEMLLYGTENKLYDDKTKKWIAPSKGFSDALGFVKTVYGEGLGPTPQQALSPSIGTQVGGTLLPKGKLAIDLDGSWMPQTWISTGASPWPQWSQVMGTAAMPTQNGQAPGKVSMSGGWTLAVGNKSTKKDLAFSFISTALNKENSLYYDINATQIPVRTDVANDPTYGKGDPTAKFFASLVPITNYRPALPPYPQISNEIQVAQESVVSGQATPETATSTYANSVKGIVGANSVTAS
- a CDS encoding carbohydrate ABC transporter permease, encoding MARPQNNYLGVTSARKAVSATLVYLVLAAIALVFAAPLLWVVLASIDPGAQLSVAWPAHPSFDNFAAVLTVDTTLRPMANGLLMCGLSAILTMVVSVLAAYPLSRYQLRFNRPFLYIILFSTGLPVTAVMVPVYSLFVQLNLLDSLVGTAIFLSATQLPFSIWLTKGFMDGVPISLEEAAWVDGAGGLQALRSVVIPLMLPGMAVVAIFTFIMSWGNFFVPFILLLDPNKQPAAVSIFNFFSQQGQVQYGQLAAYSLLYSIPVVVLYIVVSRTLGGAFTLSGAVKG